A window of Micrococcus endophyticus contains these coding sequences:
- the hemE gene encoding uroporphyrinogen decarboxylase — protein MSDLSQTSEIRAGAPALPADHPLRTQDPARSTAASPLVRALRGQRPDRHPVWFMRQAGRSLPEYREARAGIGMLESCLMPDLVREITLQPVRRHDVDAAIFFSDIVVPLRLAGVDVEIQPGVGPVLGRAVRTAEDVAALPVLEDSALDVIREAVSSTVAELGPRPLIGFAGAPFTLAAYMVEGRPSRDHFGPRRMMHGDPEAWAALAGWAATVSGQFLRAQLEAGASAAQLFDSWAGSLSAEDYLEHVQPHSRAALAHVDDLAGPGVDGGAPLLHFGTGTGEFLHHLRDAGASAVGVDHRLTLSEAHRRLSERPGPDGRTAVPLQGNIDPALLAAPWPVLEAHVRDVVASGAAAPGHVVNLAHGVPPETDPTVLTRVVELIHSLPVSEREGQDPAPPAGAAAGEGRA, from the coding sequence ATGTCCGACCTGTCCCAGACCTCTGAGATCCGCGCGGGCGCCCCCGCGCTGCCCGCCGATCACCCGTTGCGCACGCAGGATCCCGCCCGCTCCACGGCGGCCAGCCCGCTCGTGCGCGCGCTGCGCGGCCAGCGGCCCGATCGGCATCCCGTGTGGTTCATGCGCCAGGCCGGGCGCTCCTTGCCGGAGTACCGCGAGGCCCGCGCGGGCATCGGCATGCTCGAGTCCTGCCTCATGCCCGACCTCGTGCGCGAGATCACCCTGCAGCCGGTGCGCCGCCACGACGTGGACGCCGCCATCTTCTTCTCCGACATCGTGGTGCCGCTGCGCCTGGCCGGGGTGGACGTGGAGATCCAGCCCGGCGTGGGCCCCGTGCTCGGCCGTGCGGTGCGCACCGCCGAGGACGTCGCCGCCCTGCCGGTGCTCGAGGACTCCGCGCTCGACGTGATCCGCGAGGCCGTGTCCTCCACCGTCGCCGAGCTCGGGCCCCGCCCGCTGATCGGCTTCGCCGGCGCCCCGTTCACGCTCGCCGCCTACATGGTGGAGGGGCGCCCCTCCCGCGACCACTTCGGGCCCCGCCGCATGATGCACGGCGACCCCGAGGCCTGGGCCGCCCTCGCCGGCTGGGCCGCCACCGTGTCCGGCCAGTTCCTGCGGGCCCAGCTCGAGGCCGGCGCCTCCGCCGCCCAGCTGTTCGACTCGTGGGCCGGCTCCCTCTCCGCCGAGGACTACCTCGAGCACGTGCAGCCGCACTCCCGGGCAGCCCTCGCGCACGTCGACGATTTGGCCGGCCCCGGCGTGGACGGCGGCGCGCCGCTGCTGCACTTCGGCACCGGCACCGGCGAGTTCCTCCACCACCTGCGCGACGCCGGCGCGTCCGCGGTCGGCGTGGACCACCGCCTCACCCTCTCCGAGGCACACCGCCGCCTCAGCGAGCGCCCCGGCCCGGACGGCCGCACCGCCGTGCCGCTGCAGGGCAACATCGACCCCGCGCTGCTGGCCGCCCCGTGGCCGGTGCTCGAGGCCCACGTGCGCGACGTCGTCGCCTCCGGTGCGGCCGCCCCGGGCCACGTGGTCAACCTGGCCCACGGCGTGCCCCCGGAGACCGACCCGACCGTGCTGACCCGCGTGGTCGAGCTGATCCACTCCCTGCCCGTCTCCGAGCGCGAGGGCCAGGACCCCGCCCCGCCGGCCGGGGCCGCCGCGGGAGAGGGGCGCGCATGA
- a CDS encoding protoporphyrinogen/coproporphyrinogen oxidase, which translates to MSGTALVVGGGIAGLVAAHRLCAAGWEVTLAEATSVLGGAVSARFLDVPSHGETGAPESQTLELDAGAESFAVRGTAVRALLEELGLGGKVVAPEPLGSWLHGPAGPVPAPRLGLAGIPGDLEAEDLAAALSGPGLARAREDAVAPMDRWADALAAGEPVTVAAIVADRLGEEVLERLVAPVVAGVHSADPAVVELERVAPGLLASAVEHGGLAAGVAALRGSSTPGSLVAGVDGGMSRVTGRLVDALREAGATVLRGVRVAALSRVPATGGWWAQISDRDDEVVRGLDVDRVVLAVDGATAWDLLAPLSGGDLDPDAGPALGDGVALTTLVVEAPGLDAAPRGTGVLVGAGTDVAAKALTHATAKWAWLREVVARPDHDGVARHPHRHVVRLSYGRSGAEPGGLGHRSTDEELLARAVVDAAALTGVPLSEQDVVARAVVRWRPSIPPQAGPDREAADALIAWSRGQAGLDLVGSWVHGTGLAAVVAGVDRAFDAPTPAG; encoded by the coding sequence ATGAGCGGGACGGCGCTCGTCGTCGGCGGCGGGATCGCGGGCCTCGTGGCCGCGCACCGCCTGTGCGCGGCAGGCTGGGAAGTGACCCTCGCCGAGGCCACCTCGGTCCTCGGCGGCGCCGTCTCCGCCCGCTTCCTCGACGTGCCCTCGCACGGGGAGACCGGGGCGCCCGAGTCCCAGACGCTCGAGCTGGACGCCGGCGCCGAGTCCTTCGCCGTGCGCGGCACCGCCGTGCGCGCGCTCCTGGAGGAGCTGGGCCTGGGCGGCAAGGTCGTCGCCCCCGAGCCCCTCGGCTCCTGGCTGCACGGCCCCGCGGGCCCCGTGCCCGCCCCCCGTCTCGGCCTCGCCGGCATCCCCGGTGACCTCGAGGCCGAGGACCTCGCCGCGGCCCTGAGCGGACCGGGCCTGGCCCGGGCCCGCGAGGACGCCGTGGCCCCCATGGACCGCTGGGCCGACGCGCTCGCCGCGGGCGAGCCCGTCACCGTCGCCGCGATCGTCGCCGACCGCCTGGGGGAGGAGGTGCTCGAGCGCCTCGTGGCCCCCGTGGTGGCCGGCGTGCACTCGGCCGACCCCGCCGTCGTCGAGCTCGAGCGCGTGGCCCCCGGCCTGCTCGCCTCCGCCGTGGAGCACGGCGGCCTGGCCGCGGGCGTCGCCGCCCTGCGCGGCTCCAGCACCCCCGGCTCCCTCGTGGCCGGCGTGGACGGGGGCATGTCCCGCGTCACCGGACGCCTCGTGGACGCGTTGCGCGAGGCCGGCGCCACCGTGCTGCGCGGCGTGCGCGTGGCCGCCCTGTCCCGCGTGCCCGCCACGGGCGGCTGGTGGGCCCAGATCTCCGACCGCGACGACGAGGTCGTCCGCGGCCTCGACGTGGACCGCGTGGTGCTCGCCGTGGACGGCGCCACCGCGTGGGACCTGCTTGCCCCGCTCTCCGGCGGCGACCTCGACCCGGACGCCGGCCCCGCGCTCGGCGACGGGGTCGCGCTCACCACCCTCGTGGTGGAGGCCCCCGGCCTCGACGCCGCCCCCCGCGGCACCGGCGTGCTCGTCGGCGCCGGCACGGACGTGGCCGCCAAGGCCCTCACGCACGCCACCGCCAAGTGGGCGTGGCTGCGCGAGGTCGTGGCCCGCCCGGACCACGACGGCGTCGCCCGGCACCCGCACCGCCACGTCGTGCGGCTCTCCTACGGCCGCTCCGGCGCCGAGCCCGGCGGCCTGGGCCACCGCAGCACGGACGAGGAGCTGCTCGCCCGGGCCGTCGTCGACGCCGCCGCCCTCACCGGCGTGCCCCTGTCCGAGCAGGACGTGGTGGCCCGCGCCGTCGTGCGCTGGCGCCCCTCCATCCCGCCGCAGGCCGGCCCGGACCGCGAGGCCGCCGACGCGCTCATCGCGTGGTCGCGCGGCCAGGCCGGACTCGACCTGGTCGGCAGCTGGGTGCACGGCACCGGGCTGGCCGCCGTCGTCGCCGGCGTGGACCGCGCCTTCGACGCCCCGACCCCCGCGGGCTGA
- a CDS encoding glutamyl-tRNA reductase: MTVFSLVASHQHLDLDTVARLSAGATGVGPALPGSGAAGAVVLATCNRVEIYAEADESGVEAAREGLVAAVAAHSSLPDEAVRSAFRVLDSEATARHLFEVGAGLDSAVVGEREIAGQVRRALSMARESGTASGSLVRLFEFATRTAKDVGSHTALGAAGRSVVSVALDLAEELRGLTDAAAQRDFWAGATILLIGTGAYAGTTLAQLADRGATTVGVHSASGRAEQFVADRGGWALALGGEAVAGAVAEADVIIGSSGGERQISPERLQELREDADRPLTVVDLALSRDFDPAVGDLPGVDLITLESVRLAAPEQARAAVAEARVLVDGAVAEYRDAQRGRSADASIKALRRHTLAALDREMERVRARHGCTAAAEEVEFALRRMVNQLLHEPSVRAKRLAAEGRLDRYEDGLEAVFGIEPPGSTSSPAERPDAGCPAHEDEAGTARIA; the protein is encoded by the coding sequence GTGACTGTCTTCTCTCTCGTCGCGTCCCACCAGCACCTGGACCTGGACACCGTGGCCCGCCTCAGCGCCGGCGCCACCGGGGTCGGCCCGGCCCTGCCCGGAAGCGGCGCGGCCGGTGCGGTGGTGCTGGCCACCTGCAACCGCGTGGAGATCTACGCGGAGGCGGACGAGTCCGGCGTCGAGGCCGCCCGCGAGGGGCTGGTCGCCGCCGTGGCCGCCCACTCGTCCCTGCCGGACGAGGCCGTCCGCTCCGCCTTCCGCGTGCTCGACTCCGAGGCCACGGCCCGCCACCTGTTCGAGGTGGGCGCCGGCCTGGACTCCGCCGTGGTGGGCGAGCGCGAGATCGCCGGGCAGGTCCGCCGGGCCCTGTCCATGGCGCGCGAGTCCGGGACCGCGTCCGGCTCGCTGGTGCGCCTGTTCGAGTTCGCCACCCGCACGGCCAAGGACGTCGGCTCCCACACGGCGCTCGGCGCGGCCGGCCGCTCGGTCGTCTCCGTCGCCCTGGACCTCGCGGAGGAGCTGCGCGGTCTCACCGACGCTGCGGCCCAGCGCGACTTCTGGGCCGGTGCCACCATCCTGCTGATCGGCACGGGCGCCTACGCCGGCACTACGCTCGCGCAGCTGGCGGACCGGGGTGCGACCACCGTCGGCGTGCACTCGGCCTCGGGCCGCGCGGAGCAGTTCGTCGCGGACCGCGGCGGCTGGGCCCTCGCGCTCGGCGGCGAGGCCGTGGCCGGCGCCGTCGCCGAGGCGGACGTGATCATCGGCTCCTCCGGCGGCGAACGGCAGATCAGCCCCGAGCGCCTCCAGGAGCTGCGCGAGGACGCGGACCGCCCGCTCACCGTGGTGGACCTCGCCCTGTCCCGCGACTTCGACCCCGCGGTCGGCGACCTGCCGGGCGTCGACCTCATCACCCTGGAGTCCGTGCGCCTGGCCGCCCCGGAGCAGGCGCGGGCCGCCGTCGCCGAGGCCCGGGTGCTCGTGGACGGCGCCGTGGCCGAGTACCGCGACGCCCAGCGCGGCCGCAGCGCCGACGCCTCGATCAAGGCCCTGCGCCGCCACACCCTCGCCGCCCTGGACCGGGAGATGGAGCGCGTGCGCGCCCGTCACGGCTGTACGGCCGCCGCCGAGGAGGTGGAGTTCGCCCTGCGCCGCATGGTCAACCAGCTCCTGCACGAGCCCAGCGTGCGGGCAAAGCGGCTCGCCGCGGAGGGCCGACTGGACCGCTACGAGGACGGCCTCGAGGCCGTCTTCGGGATCGAGCCCCCGGGCTCGACGTCCTCCCCCGCCGAGCGTCCCGACGCCGGCTGTCCCGCCCACGAGGACGAGGCCGGCACGGCGCGCATCGCCTGA
- a CDS encoding RNB domain-containing ribonuclease, whose amino-acid sequence MPHRAVALRGRPDPGLIERLAALRTEQELPAGFPPEVLEEADAAARDVLAALASDPAYADRTDVPFVTVDPAGSTDLDQALHLEAADGDAITVRYAIADVPAFVAPGGAVDAEARRRGQTVYLPDGRVPLHPEALSEDAASLLPDRERPAFVWTFVLDAAGAVVNTSLQRARIRSRAQLTYAQVQAFLDALPDAEAPAAPRPGLDEADHAAHRGWDAPLRNSLALLPEVGRRRAAQEAARGGASLNLPDQEVHVAEDGRHCLVQRAPLPAEDHNAQLSLMTGMAAARLMLEAGVGILRTMPAPDAEAVAAFRSRTRALGAPWEEGQDYGAYLRTLDPADPGHLAVLHEATSLFRGAGYTAFDAHAEDPELRTPPSEPEQAALAAPYAHATAPLRRLVDRFVLALCHAHATGAPAPEWARAALPELPALMTESSRRTSAADRAATDLVEAAALQDHVGAELAGIAVRGVKGGAEVWLLDPAVTLRVPGEAEPGTRVRVRIEGVDRASGEVTASGVDWPHSSR is encoded by the coding sequence ATGCCGCACCGCGCCGTCGCCCTCCGCGGGCGCCCCGACCCGGGCCTGATCGAGCGCCTGGCCGCGCTGCGCACGGAACAGGAGCTGCCCGCGGGCTTCCCGCCCGAGGTCCTCGAGGAGGCCGACGCCGCCGCGCGGGACGTGCTCGCCGCGCTGGCCTCGGACCCGGCCTACGCCGACCGCACGGACGTCCCGTTCGTCACGGTGGACCCCGCCGGCTCCACGGACCTGGATCAGGCCCTGCACCTCGAGGCCGCGGACGGGGACGCGATCACCGTCCGCTACGCCATCGCCGACGTGCCCGCATTCGTCGCCCCCGGCGGCGCCGTGGACGCCGAGGCCCGCCGCCGCGGCCAGACCGTGTACCTGCCGGACGGGCGCGTGCCCCTGCACCCCGAGGCGCTCAGCGAGGACGCCGCCTCCCTGCTCCCGGACCGGGAGCGCCCCGCCTTCGTGTGGACCTTCGTGCTGGACGCCGCGGGCGCCGTCGTGAACACGTCCCTGCAGCGGGCCCGCATCCGCTCCCGCGCCCAGCTGACCTACGCCCAGGTCCAGGCGTTCCTCGACGCCCTCCCGGACGCCGAGGCCCCCGCGGCGCCGCGCCCGGGCCTCGACGAGGCCGACCACGCCGCCCACCGCGGCTGGGACGCGCCGCTGCGGAACTCCCTCGCCCTGCTGCCCGAGGTGGGCCGCCGCCGCGCCGCCCAGGAGGCCGCCCGCGGCGGCGCCTCGCTGAACCTGCCGGACCAGGAGGTCCACGTGGCCGAGGACGGCCGCCACTGCCTCGTCCAGCGCGCGCCCCTGCCCGCCGAGGACCACAACGCGCAGCTGTCCCTGATGACCGGGATGGCCGCCGCGCGGCTCATGCTCGAGGCCGGGGTCGGGATCCTGCGGACCATGCCCGCCCCGGACGCCGAGGCCGTGGCGGCCTTCCGCTCCCGCACGCGCGCCCTCGGCGCCCCGTGGGAGGAGGGCCAGGACTACGGCGCCTACCTGCGCACCCTGGACCCGGCGGACCCCGGACACCTGGCCGTGCTGCACGAGGCCACCAGCCTGTTCCGCGGCGCCGGCTACACCGCCTTCGACGCTCACGCCGAGGATCCCGAGCTGCGCACCCCGCCGTCCGAGCCCGAGCAGGCGGCGCTCGCCGCGCCCTACGCCCACGCCACCGCTCCCCTGCGCCGGCTCGTGGACCGCTTCGTGCTCGCCCTGTGCCACGCGCACGCCACCGGCGCCCCCGCTCCCGAGTGGGCCCGCGCGGCCCTGCCGGAGCTGCCCGCGCTCATGACCGAGTCCTCGCGGCGCACCTCGGCCGCAGACCGCGCCGCGACGGACCTCGTGGAGGCGGCCGCCCTCCAGGACCACGTGGGTGCCGAGCTCGCGGGCATCGCCGTGCGCGGCGTGAAGGGCGGCGCCGAGGTCTGGCTCCTGGATCCCGCCGTGACGCTGCGCGTGCCGGGCGAGGCCGAGCCGGGCACCCGGGTGCGGGTGCGGATCGAGGGCGTCGACCGGGCCTCGGGCGAGGTCACGGCCTCCGGGGTAGACTGGCCGCACAGCTCACGCTGA
- the hemQ gene encoding hydrogen peroxide-dependent heme synthase, which produces MTKDTTTTPAEAGKDWFTTYTVFARPQGQPGWLGLEGRDAKKAVREFDALVADLAEAGVTVRGVYDVSGMREAGDVMVWMYGQVPEDLQAAIRRLRRTRLLERTTMVLSAMGADRLAEFNKDHIPAFAMGRKALPWLCFYPFVRSYDWYVMEPKERARMLREHGQLGQEFPQVWANTTSAFGLNDWEWLLGLEAPELKDLVDMMRHLRNNETRLYVREEVPFYTGRLVETADLLEVLA; this is translated from the coding sequence ATGACCAAGGACACCACCACCACCCCAGCCGAGGCCGGCAAGGACTGGTTCACCACCTACACCGTGTTCGCCCGCCCCCAGGGCCAGCCGGGCTGGCTCGGCCTCGAGGGCCGCGACGCCAAGAAGGCCGTCCGGGAGTTCGACGCCCTCGTGGCGGACCTCGCCGAGGCCGGCGTCACCGTCCGCGGCGTGTACGACGTCTCCGGCATGCGCGAGGCCGGCGACGTGATGGTCTGGATGTACGGCCAGGTGCCCGAGGACCTGCAGGCCGCCATCCGCCGCCTGCGCCGCACCCGCCTGCTCGAGCGCACCACCATGGTGCTCTCCGCGATGGGCGCCGACCGGCTCGCCGAGTTCAACAAGGACCACATCCCCGCCTTCGCGATGGGCCGCAAGGCCCTGCCGTGGCTGTGCTTCTACCCGTTCGTGCGCTCCTACGACTGGTACGTCATGGAGCCCAAGGAGCGCGCCCGCATGCTGCGCGAGCACGGGCAGCTCGGCCAGGAGTTCCCGCAGGTGTGGGCCAACACCACCAGCGCCTTCGGCCTCAACGACTGGGAGTGGCTGCTGGGCCTCGAGGCCCCCGAGCTCAAGGACCTCGTGGACATGATGCGCCACCTGCGCAACAACGAGACCCGCCTCTACGTGCGCGAGGAGGTCCCGTTCTACACGGGCCGCCTCGTGGAGACCGCCGACCTGCTGGAGGTGCTGGCCTGA
- a CDS encoding DUF3107 domain-containing protein: MEIRIGVQHVGREVVIESEQPAEEVRSLVDAAVADGSTLVLADAKGRQVVVPGDRIGFVEINAKKSGPLGFAAS, translated from the coding sequence ATGGAGATCCGCATCGGAGTGCAGCACGTCGGCCGCGAGGTCGTCATCGAGAGCGAGCAGCCCGCGGAGGAGGTCCGCTCCCTCGTGGACGCGGCCGTCGCGGACGGCTCCACCCTGGTCCTCGCGGACGCGAAGGGCCGCCAGGTGGTGGTCCCCGGCGACCGGATCGGCTTCGTGGAGATCAACGCGAAGAAGTCCGGCCCCCTCGGGTTCGCCGCCTCCTGA
- a CDS encoding TetR family transcriptional regulator, giving the protein MTDRPAPAVEAPDESARSTRLPREERRRQLLGCARAVFAAEGYAGASMDQIAERAEVSKPVLYQHFPGKHELFLELLDAEVADLQERLGAAMDARRGRDNRERVRATVAAFFEYMGAPERTHRLVFDSGADQDPEVRSRSEAVHRLLSSEITRTISADTSVGEAEAEVLSRGLVGLLLGAARHWADRLDVQARPPAAEMARTVDALVWRGLATLPTDEDAL; this is encoded by the coding sequence GTGACCGACCGCCCCGCCCCCGCCGTCGAGGCCCCGGATGAGTCCGCGCGGTCCACCCGCCTGCCGCGCGAGGAGCGCCGCCGCCAGCTGTTGGGCTGCGCGCGCGCCGTGTTCGCCGCCGAGGGCTACGCCGGCGCGTCCATGGACCAGATCGCCGAGCGCGCCGAGGTGTCCAAGCCGGTGCTCTACCAACACTTCCCCGGCAAGCACGAGCTGTTCCTGGAGCTGCTCGACGCCGAGGTGGCCGACCTCCAGGAGCGCCTGGGCGCCGCCATGGACGCCCGCCGCGGCCGGGACAACCGCGAGCGCGTCCGTGCCACCGTGGCCGCCTTCTTCGAGTACATGGGCGCCCCCGAGCGCACCCACCGCCTGGTCTTCGACTCGGGCGCCGACCAGGACCCCGAGGTCCGCTCGCGCAGCGAGGCCGTGCACCGGCTGCTCTCCTCGGAGATCACCCGGACCATCAGCGCCGACACGTCGGTGGGCGAGGCCGAGGCCGAGGTCCTCTCCCGCGGGCTGGTGGGGCTGCTGCTGGGCGCGGCGCGGCACTGGGCCGACCGCCTCGACGTCCAGGCCCGCCCGCCCGCCGCGGAGATGGCCCGGACGGTGGACGCGCTGGTCTGGCGGGGCCTGGCCACGCTGCCCACGGACGAGGACGCCCTCTGA